A portion of the Mus pahari chromosome 17, PAHARI_EIJ_v1.1, whole genome shotgun sequence genome contains these proteins:
- the Gpihbp1 gene encoding glycosylphosphatidylinositol-anchored high density lipoprotein-binding protein 1 isoform X1: MKALGAVLLILLLSGQPGTGWAQEDGDADPEPENYNYDDDDEEEEEEETNMIPGSRDRAPLQCYYCQVLHSGESCNQTQSCSSSKPFCITVISHSRIEKGYQTTYSMWCTDTCQPIIKTVEGTQMTQTCCQSTLCNIPPWQSPQVQNPLGGRADSPLEGGTRRPQGDRFSHPQVVKAPHPRSDGVNLPKGGKTNQPQGSGAACPPGWTKFGNIALLLSFFTSLWASGA; encoded by the exons ATGAAGGCTCTCGGGGCTGTTCTTCTGATCTTGCTACTAAGTGGACAGCCAG GGACTGGTTGGGCACAAGAAGATGGCGATGCGGATCCGGAGCCAGAGAACTAcaactatgatgatgatgatgaagaagaggaagaggaggagaccaACATGATCCCTGGAAGCAGGGACAGAG CACCTCTGCAGTGCTACTACTGCCAAGTGCTTCACAGCGGGGAGAGCTGCAATCAGACACAGAGCTGCTCCAGCAGCAAGCCCTTCTGCATCACGGTCATCTCCCACAGCAGAATTG AAAAAGGTTACCAGACTACCTACTCCATGTGGTGTACTGATACCTGCCAGCCCATCATCAAGACAGTGGAAGGCACCCAGATGACCCAGACCTGTTGCCAGTCCACACTGTGCAATATTCCACCCTGGCAGAGCCCCCAAGTCCAGAACCCTCTGGGTGGTCGGGCAGACAGCCCCCTGGAGGGTGGGACCAGACGTCCTCAAGGTGACAGGTTTAGCCACCCCCAGGTTGTCAAGGCTCCTCATCCTCGGAGCGATGGGGTTAACTTGCCTAAGGGTGGCAAGACTAACCAGCCCCAGGGAAGTGGGGCAGCATGCCCTCCAGGCTGGACCAAATTTGGTAATATAGCCCTCCTGCTCAGCTTCTTCACTAGTCTGTGGGCGTCAGGGGCCTGA
- the Gpihbp1 gene encoding glycosylphosphatidylinositol-anchored high density lipoprotein-binding protein 1 isoform X2, translating to MKALGAVLLILLLSGQPGTGWAQEDGDADPEPENYNYDDDDEEEEEEETNMIPGSRDRAPLQCYYCQVLHSGESCNQTQSCSSSKPFCITVISHSRIASSLVCGRQGPEDPSSSKQDTLASPP from the exons ATGAAGGCTCTCGGGGCTGTTCTTCTGATCTTGCTACTAAGTGGACAGCCAG GGACTGGTTGGGCACAAGAAGATGGCGATGCGGATCCGGAGCCAGAGAACTAcaactatgatgatgatgatgaagaagaggaagaggaggagaccaACATGATCCCTGGAAGCAGGGACAGAG CACCTCTGCAGTGCTACTACTGCCAAGTGCTTCACAGCGGGGAGAGCTGCAATCAGACACAGAGCTGCTCCAGCAGCAAGCCCTTCTGCATCACGGTCATCTCCCACAGCAGAATTG CTTCTTCACTAGTCTGTGGGCGTCAGGGGCCTGAAGACCCATCCTCCTCCAAGCAGGACACCCTGGCCTCTCCTCCCTGA